The Pirellulales bacterium genome window below encodes:
- a CDS encoding Nramp family divalent metal transporter — translation MNASPRDTGNLSPVEPPPPCAALAGPWSLGKAGRVARLFGPAAIVASVAIGAGETIIVVRTGAFFAYGLLWMVLASVLVKGIMVPYLLGRYTAISGESFGHKIVRLPGPRGWLLVLLAVLELAAAGPLWAAIARPSGELLGYLVYGEGVGQHADVTRMLAIAFMALALGLSLALSYEGLERQQLIICGALVLGTVVGTALVQPDLRAALAGFLSFGRIPDVLPGAPADFRQHAPAMLAVTFGYVGGSVMTYLVYPDWIALHGWGMTSHPRLEEIRRRAAVGAPEDYLPTDPVAVKAVRRSIAPLKWDVACGAIVLLVVTAAFMTAGAAVISPQVAAGTLSGAFAGWSLLTSQASIWQTIHPTLVWVYYACVLAALWGTLQAYPDIYARCVAEYADAIWPQRPWSQPRIQRWICAYVFMAATAFIWSDANFDLLTTLTAFLATNLGVAIAVLAALYLNFQLPRAYRTGGPALVGGLLAAAAMIAASAVAAWGVWQKLVG, via the coding sequence GTGAACGCCTCGCCCCGTGACACCGGCAACCTGTCCCCCGTCGAACCTCCGCCGCCGTGCGCGGCGCTGGCAGGGCCGTGGTCGCTTGGCAAAGCGGGGCGGGTCGCGCGCCTCTTCGGTCCTGCGGCGATCGTCGCCTCGGTGGCGATCGGCGCCGGCGAAACGATCATCGTCGTCCGCACCGGCGCCTTCTTTGCCTACGGCCTGCTGTGGATGGTGCTCGCCAGCGTTCTGGTGAAGGGGATCATGGTCCCCTATCTCTTGGGACGATACACGGCGATCAGCGGCGAGTCGTTCGGCCACAAGATCGTCCGTCTGCCGGGGCCGCGCGGATGGCTGTTGGTCCTGCTCGCCGTGCTGGAACTGGCGGCCGCGGGACCCTTGTGGGCCGCGATCGCCCGACCCAGCGGCGAGCTCCTGGGATACCTCGTCTACGGCGAGGGCGTCGGCCAGCATGCCGACGTCACGCGCATGCTTGCGATCGCGTTCATGGCGCTGGCGTTGGGGCTCAGCTTGGCCCTGTCGTACGAGGGGCTCGAACGGCAACAGTTGATCATCTGCGGCGCCTTGGTGCTCGGCACGGTCGTCGGCACGGCGCTGGTGCAACCCGACCTGCGGGCCGCACTGGCGGGATTTCTGTCGTTCGGTCGCATTCCTGACGTCCTGCCCGGCGCCCCTGCGGATTTTCGTCAGCACGCCCCGGCGATGCTGGCCGTGACGTTCGGTTACGTCGGCGGCAGCGTGATGACGTACCTGGTCTATCCCGACTGGATCGCGCTGCACGGGTGGGGGATGACCTCGCATCCGCGGCTCGAGGAGATTCGCCGCCGGGCCGCCGTCGGGGCGCCCGAAGACTATCTGCCGACCGACCCGGTCGCGGTGAAGGCGGTCCGCCGTTCGATCGCTCCGCTCAAATGGGACGTTGCCTGCGGGGCGATCGTGCTGCTGGTGGTCACGGCCGCTTTCATGACGGCCGGCGCCGCAGTGATCTCCCCGCAGGTCGCGGCCGGAACGCTCAGCGGGGCGTTCGCGGGGTGGAGCCTGCTGACCAGTCAGGCGTCGATCTGGCAGACAATTCACCCGACGCTCGTGTGGGTCTACTACGCCTGCGTGCTGGCCGCGTTGTGGGGGACGCTGCAGGCGTATCCCGACATCTACGCCCGCTGCGTCGCCGAGTACGCCGACGCGATCTGGCCGCAACGCCCCTGGAGCCAACCGCGGATACAGCGCTGGATCTGCGCGTACGTGTTCATGGCCGCGACGGCGTTCATCTGGAGCGACGCAAACTTCGACCTGCTGACGACCCTCACGGCCTTCCTGGCGACGAACCTGGGAGTGGCGATCGCAGTGCTCGCGGCGCTCTATCTCAACTTCCAACTCCCCCGGGCGTATCGCACCGGCGGCCCAGCGCTGGTCGGCGGACTGCTCGCCGCCGCGGCGATGATCGCCGCCTCGGCCGTCGCCGCTTGGGGCGTGTGGCAGAAGCTCGTGGGGTGA